One Hemibagrus wyckioides isolate EC202008001 linkage group LG07, SWU_Hwy_1.0, whole genome shotgun sequence DNA segment encodes these proteins:
- the LOC131355937 gene encoding angiopoietin-related protein 3-like yields the protein MKLAHPSVENHATIKLALLLLFTFSTNAFPTAEDTEEPNMSPSEPRSAFAALDEVRLIANGLLQLGKNLRDFVQKTKSQISDILQKLNIFDKSFNKLSVLASEIKEKEEELKKTTVVLQANNEEIKSLSLEINSKVEDIMRERVQLWNQVGGLEEKLSGLSQGLLSADQFAEISALKEVILAQEKNISDLLQAVKEQSEHLNDQKNKIKSLENKLKSASLQDTLSKFSWDGESYSMSDYLSNYSNDGSFSSAFPRDCGEVFSSGEKTSGLYPIKPNGSEPFLVHCDFTEEGAFTLIQHRQDGSVDFNQSWQSYEDGFGDFKSEFWLGLRKIFSITQQGSSVLRIQIENWKQEKHWLEFQYMLDGPDSNYTIHLKTGDQTSDTDVPTTLSFSTRDHNDGNRHRAPHCAHDYTGGWWFSACEDVNLNGKCIQSQPRRKGVQGKQNKGQSFFKSTQISIRHRQET from the exons ATGAAGCTAGCTCATCCCAGTGTGGAGAATCATGCCACCATCAAGCTGGCCTTGCTACTGTTATTTACGTTCTCCACCAACGCTTTCCCAACAGCAGAGGACACAGAGGAGCCAAACATGTCTCCATCAGAGCCTCGCTCAGCTTTTGCAGCCCTGGATGAAGTCCGGCTCATCGCTAACGGTCTCCTGCAGCTAGGGAAAAACCTGAGGGACTTTGTACAAAAGACAAAGAGCCAGATCAGTGACATCTTGCAAAAGCTCAACATTTTTGATAAGTCCTTCAACAAGCTGTCTGTGCTAGCCAGTGAGatcaaagagaaagaagaggagtTGAAGAAGACCACTGTGGTGCTCCAAGCCAACAATGAGGAGATCAAGAGCCTGTCCCTGGAGATCAACTCTAAAGTAGAGGACATCATGAGGGAGAGAGTCCAGCTGTGGAATCAGGTTGGAGGGCTTGAGGAGAAGCTGAGTGGACTTTCTCAAGGTCTTCTCTCAGCAGATCAGTTTGCAGAGATTTCAGCACTCAAA GAGGTGATCCTAGCCCAAGAGAAGAACATCTCAGACCTGCTGCAGGCAGTGAAGGAGCaaagtgaacatctgaatgaccAGAAAAACAAGATCAAAAGTCTGGAGAATAAg CTGAAATCTGCCAGCCTTCAGGACACTCTGTCTAAGTTTAGTTGGGATGGTGAAAGCTACAGCATGTCGGATTATTTGTCCAACTACTCCAACGATGGAAGCTTTTCAAGTG CTTTCCCAAGAGACTGCGGTGAGGTCTTCAGCAGCGGAGAGAAAACCAGTGGCCTTTATCCCATTAAACCCAATGGATCCGAGCCTTTCCTTGTGCACTGTGATTTCACAGAGG AGGGAGCGTTCACGCTTATTCAGCACAGACAAGATGGCTCTGTTGATTTTAACCAGTCCTGGCAGAGTTATGAGGATGGATTCGGAGACTTCAAGA GCGAGTTCTGGCTTGGTCTGAGGAAGATCTTCTCCATCACCCAGCAGGGCAGCTCTGTCCTGCGTATTCAGATAGAGAACtggaaacaggaaaaacatTGGTTGGAGTTCCAGTACATGCTGGACGGCCCTGACTCCAACTACACCATCCACCTGAAGACGGGAGACCAGACCTCGGATACGGACGTCCCGACCACGCTGAGTTTCTCCACTAGAGACCACAATGATGGGAACAGACACAGAGCCCCACACTGTGCTCATGATTATACAG GAGGCTGGTGGTTCAGCGCTTGTGAAGATGTCAACCTGAATGGAAAATGCATCCAGAGCCAACCTCGCAGGAAAGGAGTCCAAGGGAAGCAGAATAAAGGACAGTCCTTCTTTAAATCTACACAGATTTCCATTCGTCACCGTCAGGAAACATAG
- the LOC131355935 gene encoding KN motif and ankyrin repeat domain-containing protein 4-like isoform X1, with the protein MDTQKVNGVAPKENGSHRRPPSYSVETPYGFHLDLDFVKYVEDIEKGNTIKRVQLQRRPRGRSSGNLSRNLSLPGYGCRPSQWNSTSILFPRTRLADSQQPCRIQCSDGESVRYSRPSESPYKTSQAFDEQPLGPHVRPNLLRASSLPLTVLLRKYSSEDPTSPNGSKDFLSQNGSTEDVFHSPGGVNGTFQQLTAALQRVGELEEEIRIIPELKAQICILQEERERLLHTFQSETDNILITDFPRSTVKIVEKKNKANDDWMDREYDQLEENVKASSEQVDAITIATEKNSQATKPDPEAESLVESLQKKVTVLEQKLQEHESDLERTTNLLKEQERESRFKDERINELTKRHAEGIWVRPDSLRNTPDLVSEPSVQLYSPESESSKTNQLGSDEEFKTCATSGPAGSQADMEHHVNKVRELLQEQWKCLCRDKGSGKELSSEHLPPRVCSIQTQLVSLVNLLTLYISPGGDAPPSAQESMMEDQISVLETWEYPKQDNGRDRYSGEVEEGCTRPKDPAEEGVNQNIFQTEEMPSSTPSTRTQELIGETFTETTHLRVAEGHHDEQDSMCEAQCPEDQVVEKEDTQNGRSSGGESEEALHGEGRRWVDADFMKACHFLEKHMDEVSEPNDEMRQALTVVFQQWFHVCAEENSSADTVALYINEVATETPAVLQFLVNMVDDNGNTALHYSVSNSNFSIVKLLLDTGVCDVDLKNKTGYTAVTLASLQPLDTDMDIKVVQQLMELGDVNTRAGQVGQTALHLAVRHGRASTVRLLLAHGANVNAQDQAGTTALISACDRGHTDIVRILLEDPDCDVNLTDKGSRSALSLATQASHTEIADLLKARSTSAKTHDKCKMA; encoded by the exons ATGGACACGCAGAAAG TAAATGGCGTTGCTCCAAAAGAAAACGGAAGTCATAGAAGACCCCCCTCCTATTCTGTCGAAACCCCCTACGGATTTCATCTGGACCTGGATTTCGTTAAATATGTGGAGGACATTGAAAAGGGCAACACCATCAAAAGGGTGCAGCTTCAGCGTAGACCACGTGGGCGGAGCAGCGGCAACCTGTCACGTAACCTCAGCTTACCTGGGTACGGTTGCAGACCCTCTCAGTGGAACTCAACAAGTATTTTATTTCCCAGAACTCGACTCGCAGACTCCCAGCAGCCGTGTCGTATCCAGTGCAGTGACGGCGAGTCAGTTCGTTACAGCAGGCCATCGGAGTCTCCCTACAAAACCTCACAGGCGTTTGATGAGCAGCCGCTGGGACCACACGTGAGGCCAAATCTACTGCGAGCCTCCAGTTTGCCCCTAACAGTGTTACTGAGAAAATACTCCAGCGAGGACCCGACCAGCCCCAACGGTTCGAAGGATTTCCTCTCGCAAAACGGTTCCACCGAAGACGTCTTCCACAGTCCTGGTGGAGTGAACGGGACGTTTCAGCAGCTGACCGCAGCTCTACAGAGAGTCGGTGAGCTGGAAGAGGAGATCAGGATCATACCAGAACTGAAAGCACAGATATGTATCTTGCaggaagagcgagagagactcCTGCATACCTTCCAATCCGAAACGGACAACATCCTGATAACGGATTTTCCTAGAAGCACGGTGAAGATAgtggagaagaaaaacaaagcaaacgACGACTGGATGGATCGGGAGTATGATCAGTTGGAAGAGAACGTCAAGGCTTCCTCTGAGCAAGTCGACGCGATCACGATAGCCACAGAAAAAAATTCACAAGCAACTAAGCCAGATCCTGAAGCAGAGTCCCTCGTTGAGTCTTTGCAGAAGAAAGTCACAGTTCTAGAGCAGAAGCTTCAAGAACACGAGTCTGATCTGGAAAGGACGACAAATCTTCTAAAGGAACAAGAACGGGAGAGCCGTTTCAAGGATGAGAGAATCAATGAGTTAACCAAACGGCATGCAGAAGGCATCTGGGTTAGACCAGACAGCCTGAGGAACACACCGGACCTGGTGTCAGAACCATCTGTTCAGTTGTACTCACCTGAATCTGAATCGAGTAAAACTAACCAGTTGGGTTCAGATGAAGAATTTAAAACATGTGCAACAAGCGGACCTGCAGGATCACAAGCAGACATGGAGCACCATGTGAATAAAGTCCGAGAGCTCCTTCAGGAGCAGTGGAAGTGTCTTTGCAGAGACAAAGGATCAGGAAAAGAGTTGTCATCTGAACACCTACCCCCACGGGTCTGCTCCATCCAAACACAGCTGGTCTCTTTAGTCAACCTGCTTACACTCTATATATCACCTGGAGGAGATGCACCACCATCAG CTCAGGAGTCCATGATGGAGGACCAAATATCTGTGCTGGAGACATGGGAATATCCTAAACAAGACAATGGAAGAGATCG CTATTCTGGTGAAGTAGAGGAAGGCTGCACAAGGCCAAAGGATCCTGCTGAGGAGGGAGTTAACCAAAACATTTTCCAAACTGAAGAGATGCCAAGTTCTACACCGAGCACCAGAACACAAGAGCTTATTGGAGAAACCTTTACAGAGACCACACACTTGAGAGTGGCTGAAGGACATCACGATGAGCAGGACAGTATGTGTGAAGCACAATGTCCTGAAGATCAGGTGGTAGAAAAAGAGGACACGCAGAATGGCAGAAGTTCAGGAGGTGAATCAGAAGAGGCATTACATGGTGAAGGACGAAG GTGGGTAGACGCTGACTTCATGAAGGCGTGTCACTTCTTAGAGAAGCACATGGATGAAGTTTCTGAACCAAATGATGAAATG AGGCAGGCACTGACCGTGGTGTTCCAGCAGTGGTTCCATGTGTGCGCTGAGGAGAACTCGAGCGCTGACACAGTCGCTCTGTACATTAACGAAGTGGCCACAGAAACCCCTGCGGTGCTGCAGTTCCTGGTCAATATGGTGGACGATAACGGAAACACTGCCCTGCATTACAGCGTGTCCAACTCCAACTTCAGCATCGTGAAGCTCCTCTTGGACACGG gtgtgtgtgacgtggACCTGAAGAATAAGACCGGCTACACAGCGGTCACCTTGGCATCTCTCCAGCCGCTGGACACTGATATGGATATAAAGGTGGTCCAGCAGCTGATGGAGTTAGGCGATGTTAACACTCGTGCAGGTCAG GTGGGTCAGACGGCGCTCCACCTTGCGGTCAGACACGGCCGAGCGTCCACGGTGAGACTCCTCCTGGCTCACGGAGCAAACGTTAACGCTCAGGATCAAGCAGGAACCACGGCTCTGATCAGCGCCTGCGACCGCGGACACACCGACATCGTCCGAATTCTGCTGGAGGATCCGGACTGCGATGTCAACCTCACGGATAAG GGAAGTCGCAGCGCTCTGTCTCTGGCCACACAGGCGTCACACACAGAGATCGCTGACCTGCTGAAGGCTCGGAGCACCAGCGCTAAAACCCACGACAAATGCAAGATGGCTTAG
- the LOC131355935 gene encoding KN motif and ankyrin repeat domain-containing protein 4-like isoform X2, translated as MDTQKVNGVAPKENGSHRRPPSYSVETPYGFHLDLDFVKYVEDIEKGNTIKRVQLQRRPRGRSSGNLSRNLSLPGYGCRPSQWNSTSILFPRTRLADSQQPCRIQCSDGESVRYSRPSESPYKTSQAFDEQPLGPHVRPNLLRASSLPLTVLLRKYSSEDPTSPNGSKDFLSQNGSTEDVFHSPGGVNGTFQQLTAALQRVGELEEEIRIIPELKAQICILQEERERLLHTFQSETDNILITDFPRSTVKIVEKKNKANDDWMDREYDQLEENVKASSEQVDAITIATEKNSQATKPDPEAESLVESLQKKVTVLEQKLQEHESDLERTTNLLKEQERESRFKDERINELTKRHAEGIWVRPDSLRNTPDLVSEPSVQLYSPESESSKTNQLGSDEEFKTCATSGPAGSQADMEHHVNKVRELLQEQWKCLCRDKGSGKELSSEHLPPRVCSIQTQLVSLVNLLTLYISPGGDAPPSAQESMMEDQISVLETWEYPKQDNGRDRYSGEVEEGCTRPKDPAEEGVNQNIFQTEEMPSSTPSTRTQELIGETFTETTHLRVAEGHHDEQDSMCEAQCPEDQVVEKEDTQNGRSSGGESEEALHGEGRRWVDADFMKACHFLEKHMDEVSEPNDEMRQALTVVFQQWFHVCAEENSSADTVALYINEVATETPAVLQFLVNMVDDNGNTALHYSVSNSNFSIVKLLLDTGVCDVDLKNKTGYTAVTLASLQPLDTDMDIKVVQQLMELGDVNTRAGQVGQTALHLAVRHGRASTVRLLLAHGANVNAQDQAGTTALISACDRGHTDIVRILLEDPDCDVNLTDKLHLRFTF; from the exons ATGGACACGCAGAAAG TAAATGGCGTTGCTCCAAAAGAAAACGGAAGTCATAGAAGACCCCCCTCCTATTCTGTCGAAACCCCCTACGGATTTCATCTGGACCTGGATTTCGTTAAATATGTGGAGGACATTGAAAAGGGCAACACCATCAAAAGGGTGCAGCTTCAGCGTAGACCACGTGGGCGGAGCAGCGGCAACCTGTCACGTAACCTCAGCTTACCTGGGTACGGTTGCAGACCCTCTCAGTGGAACTCAACAAGTATTTTATTTCCCAGAACTCGACTCGCAGACTCCCAGCAGCCGTGTCGTATCCAGTGCAGTGACGGCGAGTCAGTTCGTTACAGCAGGCCATCGGAGTCTCCCTACAAAACCTCACAGGCGTTTGATGAGCAGCCGCTGGGACCACACGTGAGGCCAAATCTACTGCGAGCCTCCAGTTTGCCCCTAACAGTGTTACTGAGAAAATACTCCAGCGAGGACCCGACCAGCCCCAACGGTTCGAAGGATTTCCTCTCGCAAAACGGTTCCACCGAAGACGTCTTCCACAGTCCTGGTGGAGTGAACGGGACGTTTCAGCAGCTGACCGCAGCTCTACAGAGAGTCGGTGAGCTGGAAGAGGAGATCAGGATCATACCAGAACTGAAAGCACAGATATGTATCTTGCaggaagagcgagagagactcCTGCATACCTTCCAATCCGAAACGGACAACATCCTGATAACGGATTTTCCTAGAAGCACGGTGAAGATAgtggagaagaaaaacaaagcaaacgACGACTGGATGGATCGGGAGTATGATCAGTTGGAAGAGAACGTCAAGGCTTCCTCTGAGCAAGTCGACGCGATCACGATAGCCACAGAAAAAAATTCACAAGCAACTAAGCCAGATCCTGAAGCAGAGTCCCTCGTTGAGTCTTTGCAGAAGAAAGTCACAGTTCTAGAGCAGAAGCTTCAAGAACACGAGTCTGATCTGGAAAGGACGACAAATCTTCTAAAGGAACAAGAACGGGAGAGCCGTTTCAAGGATGAGAGAATCAATGAGTTAACCAAACGGCATGCAGAAGGCATCTGGGTTAGACCAGACAGCCTGAGGAACACACCGGACCTGGTGTCAGAACCATCTGTTCAGTTGTACTCACCTGAATCTGAATCGAGTAAAACTAACCAGTTGGGTTCAGATGAAGAATTTAAAACATGTGCAACAAGCGGACCTGCAGGATCACAAGCAGACATGGAGCACCATGTGAATAAAGTCCGAGAGCTCCTTCAGGAGCAGTGGAAGTGTCTTTGCAGAGACAAAGGATCAGGAAAAGAGTTGTCATCTGAACACCTACCCCCACGGGTCTGCTCCATCCAAACACAGCTGGTCTCTTTAGTCAACCTGCTTACACTCTATATATCACCTGGAGGAGATGCACCACCATCAG CTCAGGAGTCCATGATGGAGGACCAAATATCTGTGCTGGAGACATGGGAATATCCTAAACAAGACAATGGAAGAGATCG CTATTCTGGTGAAGTAGAGGAAGGCTGCACAAGGCCAAAGGATCCTGCTGAGGAGGGAGTTAACCAAAACATTTTCCAAACTGAAGAGATGCCAAGTTCTACACCGAGCACCAGAACACAAGAGCTTATTGGAGAAACCTTTACAGAGACCACACACTTGAGAGTGGCTGAAGGACATCACGATGAGCAGGACAGTATGTGTGAAGCACAATGTCCTGAAGATCAGGTGGTAGAAAAAGAGGACACGCAGAATGGCAGAAGTTCAGGAGGTGAATCAGAAGAGGCATTACATGGTGAAGGACGAAG GTGGGTAGACGCTGACTTCATGAAGGCGTGTCACTTCTTAGAGAAGCACATGGATGAAGTTTCTGAACCAAATGATGAAATG AGGCAGGCACTGACCGTGGTGTTCCAGCAGTGGTTCCATGTGTGCGCTGAGGAGAACTCGAGCGCTGACACAGTCGCTCTGTACATTAACGAAGTGGCCACAGAAACCCCTGCGGTGCTGCAGTTCCTGGTCAATATGGTGGACGATAACGGAAACACTGCCCTGCATTACAGCGTGTCCAACTCCAACTTCAGCATCGTGAAGCTCCTCTTGGACACGG gtgtgtgtgacgtggACCTGAAGAATAAGACCGGCTACACAGCGGTCACCTTGGCATCTCTCCAGCCGCTGGACACTGATATGGATATAAAGGTGGTCCAGCAGCTGATGGAGTTAGGCGATGTTAACACTCGTGCAGGTCAG GTGGGTCAGACGGCGCTCCACCTTGCGGTCAGACACGGCCGAGCGTCCACGGTGAGACTCCTCCTGGCTCACGGAGCAAACGTTAACGCTCAGGATCAAGCAGGAACCACGGCTCTGATCAGCGCCTGCGACCGCGGACACACCGACATCGTCCGAATTCTGCTGGAGGATCCGGACTGCGATGTCAACCTCACGGATAAG CTTCATTTGAGATTCACATTCTGA